A section of the Methanosarcina mazei S-6 genome encodes:
- a CDS encoding cation:proton antiporter domain-containing protein, producing the protein MLDPILLLGLVVSVLVMSLAARALSYYFRLPFIIFLLIEGIIAGPEVLNLLDPSLYIEGLSAIVAISISVIVFDGGLHIDLKHIRMVQESVLKLTTIGVLVTFLGTTALTSILIDIPLEIAALFGALVTATGPTVITPIVRNIQISHRLGKILELEGVLNDAASVILAAMVFEWVAAELSGTDAVIFIFYRLGIGIALGSLSGFALRWFFTRKIAFSKQTVRLVSLTAVFACFVLSECLGNESGILAVAIFGIILGTSEFPYKETIKEFKGDIVTVMLSLIFILLAAMLEFEDIQRIGVSGIVLVLLLVFVIRPMAVFISMWNSQVRTNEKLFLSFIGPRGVVPTSVATYFAIKLDSMGILGGQSLVGLVFLTVIITVFLSGSLSKKVAEMLEVIPMEILIIGGGKVGRILAERFDRRGENVIVVDISESNCKKCMELGIRIIQGDAGDVNVMKKAGIENAKYVVATTNKDDTNLLFCQIAKTCFGFRGDQLVARVNEIENLQAFWNLGIRAISPSMTTAVMLENMIGRPHLFSMCEVGGEGEMMEVKVTNPRVVGRAIKDIQFPEKSLLVMVQRGSDSIIAHGSLVLEYEDIVTIIGEGDAAKQTASILYK; encoded by the coding sequence ATGCTTGATCCTATACTCTTACTTGGGCTTGTAGTTTCTGTGCTCGTTATGTCTCTTGCCGCAAGGGCACTCAGTTACTATTTTCGGCTCCCTTTTATCATTTTTCTGCTGATCGAAGGAATTATTGCCGGGCCCGAAGTCCTCAATCTGCTTGACCCTTCACTCTATATCGAAGGGCTGAGCGCCATTGTGGCAATCTCAATATCCGTGATTGTTTTTGATGGAGGGCTCCATATTGACCTTAAGCATATAAGGATGGTTCAGGAAAGTGTCCTCAAACTGACAACAATAGGGGTCCTTGTGACCTTTCTGGGGACCACAGCCCTGACCAGTATTCTGATAGATATCCCTCTTGAAATTGCAGCCCTATTCGGAGCCCTCGTCACTGCAACAGGACCCACAGTGATAACTCCTATTGTCAGAAATATCCAGATTAGCCACAGGCTTGGTAAAATTCTTGAACTTGAGGGGGTGCTGAATGATGCTGCAAGTGTAATCCTTGCTGCCATGGTCTTTGAATGGGTTGCAGCAGAACTTTCCGGGACTGATGCTGTAATCTTTATTTTTTACAGGTTAGGGATAGGAATTGCGCTGGGGTCTTTGAGCGGGTTTGCCCTCAGATGGTTCTTCACCCGGAAGATAGCGTTCAGCAAGCAGACTGTAAGGCTGGTTTCCCTGACTGCGGTATTTGCCTGTTTCGTCCTTTCAGAATGCCTGGGTAATGAGTCCGGAATTCTGGCGGTAGCTATCTTCGGGATCATACTTGGGACTTCGGAGTTCCCTTACAAGGAGACTATCAAGGAGTTCAAAGGCGATATTGTTACTGTGATGCTCTCCCTTATTTTTATCCTGCTTGCGGCAATGCTTGAATTTGAAGATATCCAGAGAATAGGGGTAAGCGGGATAGTCCTTGTATTGCTTCTCGTATTTGTTATCCGCCCTATGGCGGTTTTCATCTCCATGTGGAACTCTCAGGTCCGCACAAACGAGAAACTTTTTCTGTCCTTTATCGGGCCCAGGGGTGTTGTCCCGACTTCGGTTGCGACTTATTTTGCAATCAAACTTGATTCTATGGGAATTCTGGGTGGGCAGAGCCTTGTAGGGCTTGTTTTTCTTACGGTTATTATTACGGTCTTTTTGAGTGGAAGCCTATCAAAAAAAGTGGCAGAAATGCTGGAGGTAATCCCTATGGAAATTCTTATAATTGGTGGAGGAAAGGTAGGCAGAATCCTTGCCGAACGTTTTGACAGAAGAGGAGAAAATGTAATTGTCGTGGATATTTCAGAGAGCAACTGCAAGAAATGTATGGAACTCGGGATCCGGATAATCCAGGGTGATGCAGGAGATGTAAATGTCATGAAAAAGGCAGGAATAGAGAATGCCAAATATGTGGTTGCAACAACCAATAAAGATGATACCAACCTTCTCTTCTGCCAGATTGCTAAAACCTGTTTCGGATTCAGGGGTGATCAGCTGGTAGCCAGGGTAAATGAGATCGAAAACCTTCAGGCTTTCTGGAATCTGGGAATACGCGCCATTAGCCCTTCAATGACCACTGCAGTGATGCTTGAAAATATGATCGGAAGGCCTCATCTGTTTTCTATGTGCGAAGTAGGAGGCGAAGGGGAAATGATGGAAGTCAAGGTCACAAATCCCAGGGTGGTCGGAAGAGCCATCAAGGATATCCAGTTTCCTGAAAAAAGTCTCCTGGTTATGGTTCAGCGGGGGAGTGATTCTATTATTGCTCACGGAAGCCTTGTGCTTGAATATGAAGATATAGTAACCATCATTGGGGAAGGAGATGCAGCCAAGCAGACTGCCAGCATACTTTATAAGTAA